The following proteins come from a genomic window of Mucinivorans hirudinis:
- a CDS encoding Phage major capsid protein gives MALKAYGGMFEAASIITTDGGGDLIMPTINDTTSKASIVAEYQQSTKKAPSFGSETLKAYTYRTPIVPISQELLQDSGFELESLLSGLLAESFGRGINEDLTIGNGTGKPRGIITCATAAATEASATAIKLDDIIDLMKSVDSAYGRNGRFMFNRDTLWSLVKVKDTTGRYIWQEGAKDGTPATLFGKSYILNDDIPSIGAGNASVLFGDFSKYKIRMVRNFRVIRLNELLAEYLSIGLFGFARVDGVLLDAGTNPIKKLVHATA, from the coding sequence GTGGCTCTCAAAGCCTATGGCGGTATGTTCGAGGCGGCTTCAATCATCACGACCGATGGCGGCGGTGACTTGATTATGCCGACCATCAACGATACCACTTCCAAGGCGAGCATTGTTGCCGAGTACCAGCAATCGACCAAAAAAGCTCCGAGCTTCGGGTCAGAAACCCTCAAGGCGTACACCTACCGCACGCCGATTGTGCCGATCTCGCAGGAGCTGCTCCAAGATTCAGGCTTTGAGCTGGAGAGTCTGTTGAGTGGACTTTTGGCCGAAAGTTTCGGCAGGGGCATCAACGAGGACTTGACTATTGGCAACGGCACGGGCAAACCTCGTGGCATAATCACCTGCGCCACGGCAGCCGCTACGGAGGCTTCGGCAACGGCAATCAAGCTGGACGACATTATCGACTTGATGAAGTCGGTAGATTCCGCCTATGGTCGCAACGGCAGGTTTATGTTCAACCGTGACACGCTATGGTCGCTGGTGAAGGTCAAAGACACAACGGGTCGCTACATTTGGCAGGAAGGTGCTAAGGACGGTACGCCTGCAACGCTCTTCGGTAAGAGCTATATCCTGAACGATGATATTCCAAGTATCGGAGCAGGCAACGCCTCGGTGCTGTTCGGAGATTTCTCGAAGTACAAGATCCGTATGGTTCGCAACTTCCGAGTAATTCGACTGAACGAACTGCTGGCGGAGTACCTCTCAATCGGCTTGTTTGGCTTTGCCCGTGTGGACGGTGTGCTGCTCGATGCCGGAACAAACCCAATCAAGAAACTTGTTCACGCAACGGCATAG